A genomic segment from Syngnathus scovelli strain Florida chromosome 3, RoL_Ssco_1.2, whole genome shotgun sequence encodes:
- the oclnb gene encoding occludin b isoform X1, translated as MPRDKVSIPPYQPSGNKHHSNRHRHSELMSNPAFSYHPADTMLHFYRWSSPPGVMKILCILIIIMCVAVFACVASTLAWDYDMNAIGLGGSSSLLPGYGSSYGGAYGGAYGGSYGGSYGGAFGGGIGGSYSGYGGYGGSTQIDPVAGKGFIIAISAITFIAVLIIFVLVVSRQRAAHSSRFYLATIIICAILAFLMIIATIVYLCAVNPTAQSSGSIYYNQVRQLCAQYQNQNQAQGIFLNQYLYHYCVVEPQEAIAIVLGFLVFIALIILLVFAVKTRSSIRRWGRDRILWEEVKVVNDSHSIGEWVKNVSGEPETMLNDYNDQVGAPQSDMDQMEQNKPLYMPGNFDISSTMDGLKPRLNDYDTGPDSGDDFEENFSKLFPSIVDEEERLNYKHEFEQDYHEYKRIQVELDNINQKLAHLDRELDKHPDGSPQFLDAMEQYTRLKNLKKSPDYLINRKRCKYLRSKLSHIKRMISDYDHRP; from the exons ATGCCACGCGATAAAGTCAGCATCCCTCCGTACCAGCCAAGTGGCAACAAACA CCACAGCAACAGACACAGGCATAGTGAGCTCATGTCCAATCCTGCATTTTCCTACCATCCAGCAGACACCATGCTACATTTCTATCGCTGGAGTTCACCACCGGGCGTGATGAAGATACTTTGCATCTTGATCATCATCATGTGTGTGGCTGTGTTTGCTTGTGTAGCCTCCACCCTTGCCTGGGACTATGATATGAATGCCATTGGTCTGGGTGGTAGCAGCAGCTTGCTGCCAGGCTATGGCTCCTCATACGGTGGCGCATACGGTGGTGCATACGGTGGCAGTTATGGTGGCAGTTATGGTGGCGCCTTTGGAGGAGGCATTGGCGGTTCCTATAGTGGCTACGGTGGCTATGGAGGATCAACACAAATAGATCCTGTTGCTGGAAAAGGCTTCATTATTGCCATTTCTGCCATCACCTTTATAGCTGTGCTCATCATTTTTGTGTTGGTTGTGTCAAGACAACGTGCTGCTCATTCATCAAGGTTCTACCTAGCAACAATCATCATCTGTGCCATCTTGGCATTTTTGATGATCATCGCCACTATTGTGTACCTGTGCGCCGTAAACCCAACCGCCCAGTCCTCAGGGTCTATTTACTACAATCAAGTTCGACAGCTGTGTGCTCAATATCAAAACCAGAACCAGGCCCAGGGTATTTTTCTCAACCAGTATCTGTACCATTACTGTGTGGTGGAACCCCAAGAG gctATAGCAATAGTCTTGGGCTTCCTGGTGTTTATAGCCCTCATCATTCTTCTGGTGTTTGCTGTTAAGACACGCTCCAGCATCAGGCGCTGGGGCAGAGACCGTATTCTATGGGAGGAGGTTAAGGTTGTCAATGATAGTCACAGCATTGGAGAGTGG GTGAAAAATGTGTCAGGCGAGCCAGAAACAATGCTGAATGATTATAATGATCAAGTCGGGGCACCTCAGAGCGACATGGACCAAATGGAACAAAACAAGCCTCTTTACATGCCAGG GAATTTCGATATCTCTAGCACCATGGATGGCCTAAAGCCCAGATTGAACGACTATGACACTGGTCCAGATTCAGGAGATGACTTTGAGGAGAACTTTAGCAA ACTGTTTCCTTCTATTGTGGATGAGGAGGAGCGTCTGAACTACAAACATGAATTTGAGCAGGATTACCATGAGTACAAAAGAATTCAAGTTGAGCTGGACAATATAAACCAGAAACTTGCTCATTTGGATCGAGAACTGGACAAACATCCAGATGGCAGCCCTCAGTTTCTG